The Bacteroidota bacterium genome includes the window AGTGATTCTTCCTTTATATCAGGAAAAAGGAGAAGCCTTTTTAGATGATTTAAACGGGATTTTCGGTTTTGCACTTTATAACAAGAAGGACAATTCTTATTTCATAGCAAGAGATCATATTGGTATTATTCCTCTTTATATAGGATGGGATAAATATGGTCAGTTTTATGTAGCATCAGAATTGAAAGCTCTAGAGGGTGTTTGTTCTAAAATTGAAGAATTCAAACCGGGGCATTACATGTCGAGTAAAGACGGTGTAATGAAAAAGTGGTACAAAAGAGACTGGACCGATTACGAAAATATCAAGGATAACAAAACGGATATTTCAGAATTAAAGGATGCTTTGGAAGAAGCAGTACACCGTCAGTTAATGACCGATGTTCCTTATGGAGTATTACTTTCGGGAGGATTGGATAGTTCAGTTATATCTGCTATTGCAAAAAAATACGCTGCGAAGCGTATTGAGGAAAATGATAAAGGTGATGCCTGGTGGCCGGCTCTTCACTCTTTCGCTGTAGGTTTGGAAGGGTCTCCGGATCTAGTGGCTGCTAAAAAGGTAGCCGATCACATAGGGACTATTCACCACGAAATTCATTTTACTGTTCAGGAAGGTTTAGATGCTATTCGCGATGTAATTTATCATTTGGAAACTTATGATGTAACTACTGTTAGGGCATCAACTCCGATGTATTTGATGGCAAGGGTAATTAAGTCGATGGGAATTAAAATGGTTCTTTCGGGAGAAGGAGCAGATGAGATTTTTGGAGGATATTTATATTTTCACAAAGCACCAAACGCTAAGGAATTTCATAATGAACTGAACCGTAAATTGAGTAAATTACATCTTTACGATTGTTTGAGAGCCAACAAGTCAATGGCTTCATGGGGAATCGAAGCCCGTGTTCCGTTTTTGGATAAAGAGTTTTTGGATGTTGCTATGCGCATCAACCCCGAAGACAAAATGATAAAAGATGGTAGAATCGAAAAATGGGTTATACGTAAAGCATTCGAAGACTATATACCTGAAGAAGTTGCCTGGCGTCAGAAAGAGCAGTTCTCTGATGGAGTTGGCTATAACTGGATAGATTCATTAAAGGAAATGGTTGAGGAATCTGTAAGTGATACAGAAATGGATAGTGCCGCATATCGTTTCCCGACAAATACGCCGATGAGTAAAGAAGAATATTTCTACAGATCTATTTTCGAGGAGCATTTCCCTTCTGATACTGCAGCAAGATGTGTTCCGTCGGTTCCGTCAATAGCCTGTAGTACACCTGAAGCTTTAGCCTGGGATGCATCATTTAAGGATAATGCAGATCCATCAGGAAGAGCCGTCGCAACTGTGCATGTTGAGGCCTTGGAAATAGAAGCTTAAAAATATATTACCATGAATAGTAAACTTCAGTTTGCTTGATAAGGAAGGGGATGCATTTGCAGCCTCTTTTTTATTTGGGCGTGTCCGTCACTTCGTTCCGGTCGGGCTTTCGCTCATACTCCTCGTTACGCTACGCTTCACTGCGGGGTAATCCGCTCTATCCCTCACGCGGATGACGATGATACAATATTAACACATTAACTCATTATCACATTAACTCATTATCACATTAACTCATTTTGATATTACCCTCCAAAGCCATACATTCGGGTACAGATAACCAAACTAATCAAATAATAGAATATGAATACCGAATTAACTAAAATGCTGGGTATAAAGTACCCTGTAATAATGGCTCCTATGTTTTTGGTGTCGAACACTAAAATGACTGTAGCAGCTTTAAAAAGTGGAATTACAGCAGCTATTCCGGCCTTGAACTACAGAACTGACGAAGATTTCAGAAAAGCCATTGATGAAATCAGATTGCAAACAGACAAGCCATTCGGTATAAATCTGATAGTAAATAAATCGAACATAAAGTACAAGGCTCAGCTTGCGACATGTGTAGAGAAGAAAGTAGATTTCATAATCACTTCTTTAGGGAGTCCCGAAGAGACAATTGCAAAATGTAAACCTGCCGGCATAAAGGTTTTCTGCGATGTGGTAGATTTAAAATACGCAAAGAAGGTTGAAGAGCTTGGTGCCGATGCTATAATAGCTGTCAACAAAGAAGCCGGAGGCCATGCAGGAGAAACCTCTTATAAAGAACTTATTCCCTTATTGAAAGAGAACTGTAATATACCTGTAATATCTGCCGGAGGAGTTGCTACAGGTGAGCAACTAAAAAAAATGCTGGATCTTGGAGCTGAAGGAGTTTCGATGGGTACCGTATTTATAGCTACTGAAGAATCGGACGTGTCGGACGATTATAAAAATGCTTTGGTAGAGTACAGGGCAAAAGATATAGTTAAAACTTCAAATTTATCGGGTACACCTCTTACAGTTATAAATACCCCTTATTTAAGAGAAATAGGAACAGAACCCGGTTGGCTGCAGAAAGTTTTGATGAAGAATAAAAAACTTAAGAAGTACGTAAAAATGTTTGTGGCATACAGGGGAATGAAATCAATTGAAAAATCTGCATTTGGAGCATCTTATAAAACAGTATGGGTTGCCGGTCCCAGTTTGGAGGAAGTTCATGAAATCAGACCTGTAAAAGCAATTGTAGATGAGTTGGTAAAGCAGTTTAATGAATAGTGTTTTTTTGATATTGGATATTAATCTATATCATTATTCTTTGTAAAATATTATATCTTTATATACTCAAAATATAAATACTTCAACCTAATCCATTTTCGATGAACGATCTTAGAACCGTAGCTTTGTTATTACTCCTTCCGGTATTGGCTTTGTCCCAAAGCCGGGAAACTAAAATTGCTTTCGAGGTTTATGACAATATGGAGTACAGTAAGTCGTTGAATTTGCTGGAAAAGGCTTTTATTAAAGAGAAAGATCAGCGTTTTAAGGCAGAAATAGTTTATCGGCTTGGTGAAAGCAACAGAAACATGGCAAAGTATTCTGATGCCATAATTCAATACGAGCGTGCTATTAAATTAGATTATGGACCTGAAGCAGGGTTTAAGTATGGCAAGATGCTGCAAATGCTGGGCAGGTATGATGAGGCAGAAGAGGCTTTTAAAGAGTATCTGGAAGAAAGTCCTTCGGATGACAGGGTAAATAAGTTGCTGAGATCTATTTCGCTGGCGAAGAAACTTGAAAGTGAAAAAACAGATTATAAGCTCAGAAATATAATTGAGTTAAATTCGGAATTCAATGATTTTTCACCGACATTTTACGGTAAGCCCGGATCTGAAAATGTTCTGGTTTATACTTCAACCCGTTTGAGCGAAAACTCGATGAAGGAAGATGCATGGCTCGGTACAGGATTTTCTAACCTGTATCAAAGCAATCTGGAGCGCAAAGGAAATGATGTTTTGGGTGAAAAATCAAAATGGTCGCATGCAGTAGGTTTTAGTGAAAGTATTAATACTGTGATGCATGAGGGTGCCGCCTGTTTTACAAAAAACAAGGATGAAATGTTCTTTACACGATGCGATTACAGCGAAGATGAAGAATCGGGATGTGGAATATTCTATTCTAAATTAGTAAATGGAATCTGGTCGGAACCCGTTGAAATAGTAAAGTCGGAAGGTGGAACGGTAGCAGGACATCCCGCAATAAGTCCGGATGGGAAGACCCTGGTTTTTTCGTCAGACGGTCCCAATAGTATAGGCGAAAATGATTTGTACTATGTGAAAAAGTCAAACTCAGGTGAGTGGTCCGAAAGGCCCAAAACTTTAGGGCGTAGAATTAATACCATTGGTAATGAAATGTATCCCTGGATTGATGAAAAAGGCAATCTGTATTTTGCTTCCGACGGCCATGAAGGTTTGGGAGGATTGGATGTTTTTATGTCTAAACTTGGTACGAAAACCTGGGGAGGGCCTCAAAACTTAAAAATTCCAATAAATTCTCAGGCCGATGATTTTGGCTTAATTTTTAATGCCGATAAAACTATTGGTTATGTATCGTCTAACCGTAACGGCAGTGTTGGTATGGATGATTTATATGAAGTTCGTCTGTTACCTTTTTTATATACTTTGAAAGGAAGTGTTATTGATGCTAATACCGGGCGCAAGTTGTCGGGGGTACAGATTAAGCTGGAAGGTAATGATGGTTCTGTAAATTTCAGCACAAGCAATAATGATGGAGAATATGAGTTTGGCACAAAAATTATGAGAGGTGATGTGAGCTACAAGCTTGTTTTAAGGTTAAAAAAATATTTGGCACAGGTAGCATCATTTTCAACTTTGGGCATTCCTGTTGAGGAATTTGAACCTGTTGAAGGAGCTTATTTATCGAATTCAAGACTTAATTTAGAGATGGATCATATTTCTGATCCTATTGTACTTCCACACATTGAATACGATTTTAACAGTGCTAAACTTCGTCCTGAAGCTACAGAAAGTCTGAAGCTGTTGGTAGATGTACTGGAAGAGAATCCTGATATTGTAATTAATCTTCGTGCGCATACCGACCACATTGGTAAACACGATTATAATATGAAGTTATCACAGGCAAGGGCACAGTCGTGTGTAGATTTTCTGGTTTCAAAGGGGATAGACAATGTAAGATTGAAGGCTGAAGGTATGGGAGAAACAGATCCATTTACTATTCCCGAAAATTTTGAAAGTTCATTTGATCACGGTACCATTTTAACAGAGGATTTTATTAAACATCTTGATGATAAAAAAGAAAGTGAGGCCCGGCAGTACAACCGTAGAACTGATTTCAAAGTACTGGGTGAAATTGTAAAACGCGATATTGTTACAGATCCGTTGAACGATACTGTAGCAGTTATCGATCAAACAATGGAAATTGATACAGTGTCGGTAGAAATTCCAATAGAAGAGGAAGAGGTTGTTGAAAAAGTAATTGTTGAGTACTACGATTTGGAACAGGGAGATAATTATGGAACGGTAGCCAATAAATTTAATATTTCGGTTAAAGAACTAAAAGCTTTAAATGAAGGACTGAGAGCCACCCGACCTTTTGTAGGTATGAAGCTTAAAGTAAACCTTAATACCGACTATTCTGAATTTGACAGTAAGCATTACAGAATACAAAGAGCGGAGAATACTTTTGAGAAACTACTGCTAAAAACAGGGTTGAGCGAAGATGAATTCTTTGACCTGAATCCTGATTTTATTGAAGATGATCTTAAACCGGGTTATTTAGTTGTCGTAAAATAAATAATTCATGAGCCCAAAATTTAAAATATCCTTCTTAAGGAGTTTTTTAATTTACATATTTATACTTTTTATTCCTTTTCTGGTTCAGTCGCAGAGTAATAAAAGACCAAAAATTGGTTTGGCTTTAAGTGGAGGAGGAGCAAAAGGTCTGGCTCATATTGGGGTTTTACATGCCATGGACAGTCTGAATGTTAAACCTGATTATATTACAGGAACAAGTATGGGGTCTATAATGGGGGCTTTATATTCAATAGGTTATTCTGCAAATGAAATAGATTCTATATTAGGTAATACAGACCTAGGTGCTATTTTGAACGATGATATTCCGCTAAAGGATATCGAAATGAACGAAAAGCACGATTATAAGAGATATTTGGTTACATTTAATTTTTCCGGAAATTTAATACCTAAGCTTCCAACAGGGATAGTATATGGTCAACATATTTCGGAGTTCTTTTCACGATTGTCATGGCGTGTGGCAGATGTTAAAGATTTTAATGATTTTGAAGTAGAATTTAAATGTGTTGCTGCTGATTTGATCAGCGGGAAACCACGTTTTTTCGACAGTGGCGACTTGGCTACTGCCCTGCGTTCATCAATGTCGATTCCAACAGTTTTTTCACCCGTGGTATTAGATACATTAGTCCTGGTAGATGGAGGGGTTTACCGGAATTTCCCTGTAATAGAAGTTAAGGAAATGGGGGCTGAAAAAATAATCGGGTCTTACACAAGTTTCAAAGAAGAGGTAACGCTAAAGGAAATGGAGTCGCTGACAAATATTTTGATGCGGACAAATATTTTCTCGGTAATTCAGGATATAAATGTACAGGAGAAACTTTGCGATGTTGTGGTGGAGTATGATTTGCATGGTTTGGGGATAAAAGATTTTCAAAAAGCAAGAAAAATAGGCGATTACGGTAAAGAGTCTATGAAAAAATCTGTGGCTCTTGATACACTGGCAGCATGGAGTAAATTACTTAGTAAATATCCCGAAGTTCCGGGAAAAGTTATTCCCGAGCGCGATTTTATATTGATAGCCGGCATAAAAACCGAAGGATTAACGATGGTAAGCGATGAGTATATTATATCGAAATCCGGGCTGGAAATTGGTTCTAAAATTTCAAAGGATGATATGGCAGCAGCTCTTAATAATATGATGGGAACCCTGTTGTTTAAAAAGATTACTTACACTCTCGAAAAAGATGAGCTTAATAAAGATAAGGATAGTTTTATAGTAACTTTTAATATCATCGAAAAGGCCAGGGGACAGCTTCAGGCTTCCCTGAACTATGAGACTTTTTACGGTGCTTCTTTGCTGGCGAATATTTCCGTACGCAACCTGTTGATTTCCGGTAGTAGAACACAGCTAAGAACTAATTTTTCGAGAAACCCGATTGTCAAATTTGGTTACGATAGCTACTTCGGGAAAAACAAGAAATTACAAACATCTATAAAAGTAAATTATGAGCTTCTTAATATGAAGGCATTTTTTAATGTAGAAGGAGTAGGCGATTTAAATATAGGATCACAGATCTTTACTTCCAGCGAATTCATGACAAAATTTGCATATAACTTTAACAATAATAATCAGATGGGACTTGATTTTGTTTATCAGGTAGCTACAAGGAAGTATAAGGATGGGGCTGATATTGCTACGGAAGTGTCAAAGATTTACGATGATGGAATTTATTCCCAATTATATTATTTTCACGATAATGTAAACAGACAATTTTATCCTACTAAGGGATCTAAGATATATGCGTCGTTAAAAGGAGGTATACCTCTTAACAGGCGTATTAAATATCTGGTGACATCTGATCGGGAGGTAGAATCGGAATTATCATATTTAAATTTTTTGCAATTTGAATTGAGGTACCGGCATTTTGTTGATTTAGGTGAAATATTTTCATTTTCACCTCAAGTATCCTTAGGATATTCAACAACAGAAGTCGCTTTGATGAACAGTTATTTTTTAGGAGGTAACAGCAGGCAAAAGCGCATCCATAATATTAATTTCATAGGTGATGAACCTTACTCATTACTAACAGATAGTTTTCTGAAATTTGATATGAATTTTCAGTTTCAAATAATAAATAACCTGTTTGTATCACTGATTACCGATGCAGTTATATATGACTTACATAGTGAAAAATATGAAGAAAAAGTCAATATTGCAGCGGGTTTGTCGGTTGGATATAAATCTCCATTTGGGCCTATTGATGCTGGTCTTCACATAAATAGATATGGAGAAAATATTTTCCATATTAATATTGGTTTTCCTTTTTAATATTTAAGGATAATAAAGTAATACCGGATCAACGTCATTTTCTGGGGGAGAGTAAAACCTAGGACAATTTACTGTTAAAGTAAGGCAAAAGTAAAAAGTAAAAAGTAAAAAGGCACCTGCCTGCGTGACTCAGTCAGGCAGGAAAGTATTTAAGCTTTCACTTAACTTGGCACTTTAAGAATCGTAAATAAGTTTATCTTTATTATGCTTTACAAGATATACACCATGAAAACACGAAATGAACTTTCAAAACGATTATTAAATTTCTTAGGACTTTACCCAATACTCTTCGCAAAACTTAGCGTATCAGCGGTTAATAAAGTTGTTATAGGTGCAAGATGATACTAAATAGGCTGATTTAGGTTTACCAATTATAAATAATTTTCCTCCATTAAACCGTATATCATTACTTCCTGCAAACAGGCAATATCTCATCCTTGGCAAGTGCGTATCGTTTTACTTCGGAAGGAGTGTAGTTTTTAGAATATCTGTTTGGGCAAACTTTAAATCCAACTTCTCTTAATTTGTTAAAGTAGTCGAGGCCGTATATTCTCAGATGATCATATTGTCCAAAGTGTTTGGTTCTCTCATCCGGATCTGTAATTGTAGGATCTTCATAAGTATTTCGCATGTTTACATCCTGAGGAACCTGAAAAATTCCCATACCACCCGGTTTCATAACTCTGTAAAGTTCCGACATAGCTTTTTTGTCATCTTCTACATGTTCCAGAACGTGGTTACAGAACACAACATCAAATGTATTGTCGGGGAAAGGTATTTCCTGAACATCCATCAATACATCGGCCAAAGGCGATTCAATATCGGCAGTAGTATAGTCAAGGCTTTTTTGCTTTCTGAACTTATCTACAAAGCACTGTTCAGGTGCAATGTGAAGCATCTTTTTATCAGTACTGAAAAAATCTGTTTCATTTTTCATAAAGAGCCACAATAAGCGATGTCTTTCCAGGGATAAGCTACCCGGAGCAAGAGCATTATCGCGTTGCTGATCTTTGTATCCATAGGGTAGGAGTTTACCGTATTTTCGACCGTCAATAGGGTCTTCGAAATTATTACCCCTGTAAAACAAAGGAATCAGCCATTTAAACAAATAGCTGATTTTTATTAATATAGGTCTGGGTATCTTTTTTAATGAGATTCTTATTATTTTCGAAATCATAAAAAGGTTATAGGGTTAGAGG containing:
- the asnB gene encoding asparagine synthase B, which translates into the protein PDWSGVYSNEDAIISHERLAIVDPQSGRQPLFSNDGDLVLAVNGEIYNHMDLKAELDQPYEFQTQSDCEVILPLYQEKGEAFLDDLNGIFGFALYNKKDNSYFIARDHIGIIPLYIGWDKYGQFYVASELKALEGVCSKIEEFKPGHYMSSKDGVMKKWYKRDWTDYENIKDNKTDISELKDALEEAVHRQLMTDVPYGVLLSGGLDSSVISAIAKKYAAKRIEENDKGDAWWPALHSFAVGLEGSPDLVAAKKVADHIGTIHHEIHFTVQEGLDAIRDVIYHLETYDVTTVRASTPMYLMARVIKSMGIKMVLSGEGADEIFGGYLYFHKAPNAKEFHNELNRKLSKLHLYDCLRANKSMASWGIEARVPFLDKEFLDVAMRINPEDKMIKDGRIEKWVIRKAFEDYIPEEVAWRQKEQFSDGVGYNWIDSLKEMVEESVSDTEMDSAAYRFPTNTPMSKEEYFYRSIFEEHFPSDTAARCVPSVPSIACSTPEALAWDASFKDNADPSGRAVATVHVEALEIEA
- a CDS encoding nitronate monooxygenase, whose amino-acid sequence is MNTELTKMLGIKYPVIMAPMFLVSNTKMTVAALKSGITAAIPALNYRTDEDFRKAIDEIRLQTDKPFGINLIVNKSNIKYKAQLATCVEKKVDFIITSLGSPEETIAKCKPAGIKVFCDVVDLKYAKKVEELGADAIIAVNKEAGGHAGETSYKELIPLLKENCNIPVISAGGVATGEQLKKMLDLGAEGVSMGTVFIATEESDVSDDYKNALVEYRAKDIVKTSNLSGTPLTVINTPYLREIGTEPGWLQKVLMKNKKLKKYVKMFVAYRGMKSIEKSAFGASYKTVWVAGPSLEEVHEIRPVKAIVDELVKQFNE
- a CDS encoding OmpA family protein gives rise to the protein MNDLRTVALLLLLPVLALSQSRETKIAFEVYDNMEYSKSLNLLEKAFIKEKDQRFKAEIVYRLGESNRNMAKYSDAIIQYERAIKLDYGPEAGFKYGKMLQMLGRYDEAEEAFKEYLEESPSDDRVNKLLRSISLAKKLESEKTDYKLRNIIELNSEFNDFSPTFYGKPGSENVLVYTSTRLSENSMKEDAWLGTGFSNLYQSNLERKGNDVLGEKSKWSHAVGFSESINTVMHEGAACFTKNKDEMFFTRCDYSEDEESGCGIFYSKLVNGIWSEPVEIVKSEGGTVAGHPAISPDGKTLVFSSDGPNSIGENDLYYVKKSNSGEWSERPKTLGRRINTIGNEMYPWIDEKGNLYFASDGHEGLGGLDVFMSKLGTKTWGGPQNLKIPINSQADDFGLIFNADKTIGYVSSNRNGSVGMDDLYEVRLLPFLYTLKGSVIDANTGRKLSGVQIKLEGNDGSVNFSTSNNDGEYEFGTKIMRGDVSYKLVLRLKKYLAQVASFSTLGIPVEEFEPVEGAYLSNSRLNLEMDHISDPIVLPHIEYDFNSAKLRPEATESLKLLVDVLEENPDIVINLRAHTDHIGKHDYNMKLSQARAQSCVDFLVSKGIDNVRLKAEGMGETDPFTIPENFESSFDHGTILTEDFIKHLDDKKESEARQYNRRTDFKVLGEIVKRDIVTDPLNDTVAVIDQTMEIDTVSVEIPIEEEEVVEKVIVEYYDLEQGDNYGTVANKFNISVKELKALNEGLRATRPFVGMKLKVNLNTDYSEFDSKHYRIQRAENTFEKLLLKTGLSEDEFFDLNPDFIEDDLKPGYLVVVK
- a CDS encoding patatin-like phospholipase family protein, whose amino-acid sequence is MSPKFKISFLRSFLIYIFILFIPFLVQSQSNKRPKIGLALSGGGAKGLAHIGVLHAMDSLNVKPDYITGTSMGSIMGALYSIGYSANEIDSILGNTDLGAILNDDIPLKDIEMNEKHDYKRYLVTFNFSGNLIPKLPTGIVYGQHISEFFSRLSWRVADVKDFNDFEVEFKCVAADLISGKPRFFDSGDLATALRSSMSIPTVFSPVVLDTLVLVDGGVYRNFPVIEVKEMGAEKIIGSYTSFKEEVTLKEMESLTNILMRTNIFSVIQDINVQEKLCDVVVEYDLHGLGIKDFQKARKIGDYGKESMKKSVALDTLAAWSKLLSKYPEVPGKVIPERDFILIAGIKTEGLTMVSDEYIISKSGLEIGSKISKDDMAAALNNMMGTLLFKKITYTLEKDELNKDKDSFIVTFNIIEKARGQLQASLNYETFYGASLLANISVRNLLISGSRTQLRTNFSRNPIVKFGYDSYFGKNKKLQTSIKVNYELLNMKAFFNVEGVGDLNIGSQIFTSSEFMTKFAYNFNNNNQMGLDFVYQVATRKYKDGADIATEVSKIYDDGIYSQLYYFHDNVNRQFYPTKGSKIYASLKGGIPLNRRIKYLVTSDREVESELSYLNFLQFELRYRHFVDLGEIFSFSPQVSLGYSTTEVALMNSYFLGGNSRQKRIHNINFIGDEPYSLLTDSFLKFDMNFQFQIINNLFVSLITDAVIYDLHSEKYEEKVNIAAGLSVGYKSPFGPIDAGLHINRYGENIFHINIGFPF
- a CDS encoding methyltransferase domain-containing protein, which translates into the protein MISKIIRISLKKIPRPILIKISYLFKWLIPLFYRGNNFEDPIDGRKYGKLLPYGYKDQQRDNALAPGSLSLERHRLLWLFMKNETDFFSTDKKMLHIAPEQCFVDKFRKQKSLDYTTADIESPLADVLMDVQEIPFPDNTFDVVFCNHVLEHVEDDKKAMSELYRVMKPGGMGIFQVPQDVNMRNTYEDPTITDPDERTKHFGQYDHLRIYGLDYFNKLREVGFKVCPNRYSKNYTPSEVKRYALAKDEILPVCRK